From Cognatishimia activa, one genomic window encodes:
- a CDS encoding ABC transporter ATP-binding protein: MAILKLDNVSKSFGEGTAKTDVLKNINLEVEEGEFLVLLGFSGTGKTTLINLLAGLEKPSQGALTYKGKEITGPGPERGVIFQSYSLMPWLSVSGNVRLAVDSVFPKMPSAEKDKKVAHYVKMVGLSHAATRRPAELSGGMRQRVNVARALAMNPEVLLLDEPLSALDALTRGNLADEIVSIWAAEKQTCVLITNDVDEAIVMADRIIALNPDGTLGEEFKVPLARPRDRTAMNNDETFKKLRMEVTNYLMDVGIEAKVEGSKQLPNVTPIHGVPAAVAQAQEGLIENRFLDFSQLHKVYPTPKGPLTVVEDFDLKINKGEFISLIGHSGCGKSTVLTMAAGLNEISKGAIKLDGRHVEGADPERAVVFQSPNLFPWLTARENCAIGVDKVYPKASQAERQDVVEYYLERVGLADAMDKSASDMSNGMKQRVGIARAFALSPKLLLLDEPFGMLDSLTRWELQEVLMEVWSRTKVTAICVTHDVDEAILLADRVVMMTNGPQATIGKITEVDLPRPRTRKALLEHPDYYTYRQEVLEFLEEYEHGAKPKPKAEAAAKPKVKPKIAAE, encoded by the coding sequence ATGGCGATACTGAAACTCGATAACGTTTCTAAAAGCTTCGGCGAAGGCACAGCCAAGACCGACGTTTTGAAGAACATCAATCTGGAAGTTGAGGAGGGCGAGTTCCTCGTTCTCCTCGGCTTCTCCGGCACCGGGAAAACCACTCTGATCAACCTGCTGGCGGGTCTGGAGAAACCTTCCCAAGGCGCACTGACTTACAAAGGCAAAGAGATCACGGGCCCGGGCCCAGAGCGCGGCGTGATCTTCCAAAGCTACTCGCTGATGCCTTGGCTGTCTGTCTCTGGCAACGTGCGTCTGGCGGTCGATAGCGTCTTCCCAAAGATGCCTTCTGCCGAAAAGGACAAGAAGGTTGCGCACTACGTGAAGATGGTGGGCCTGAGCCACGCGGCGACACGCCGTCCGGCTGAGCTTTCTGGCGGCATGCGTCAACGTGTGAACGTGGCGCGCGCCTTGGCAATGAACCCAGAGGTTCTGTTGCTGGATGAACCGCTTTCTGCGCTTGATGCTTTGACGCGCGGCAATCTCGCGGATGAGATCGTTTCGATCTGGGCCGCTGAAAAGCAGACCTGCGTTCTAATCACCAACGATGTGGACGAAGCCATTGTGATGGCCGACCGCATCATCGCGCTTAACCCAGATGGCACCCTTGGCGAAGAATTCAAAGTTCCGCTGGCGCGTCCGCGTGATCGCACCGCTATGAACAATGATGAAACCTTCAAGAAACTGCGCATGGAAGTGACCAACTACCTGATGGACGTTGGCATTGAGGCGAAGGTTGAAGGTTCCAAGCAGCTGCCGAATGTAACCCCGATCCACGGTGTCCCAGCTGCAGTTGCGCAGGCGCAGGAAGGTCTGATCGAGAACCGCTTCTTGGACTTCTCCCAGCTTCACAAGGTGTACCCAACGCCAAAAGGTCCGCTGACCGTGGTTGAGGACTTTGACCTGAAAATCAACAAGGGTGAGTTCATCTCGCTAATCGGTCACTCAGGCTGTGGTAAATCCACCGTTCTGACCATGGCCGCAGGTCTGAATGAAATCTCTAAAGGTGCCATCAAACTGGACGGTCGCCACGTTGAGGGCGCTGATCCGGAGCGCGCGGTGGTGTTCCAATCACCTAACCTCTTCCCTTGGCTCACCGCGCGTGAAAACTGTGCGATCGGCGTGGACAAGGTCTACCCAAAAGCCAGCCAGGCAGAGCGCCAGGACGTGGTGGAATACTATCTGGAGCGCGTAGGTCTGGCCGACGCGATGGATAAATCTGCCTCTGACATGTCCAACGGTATGAAGCAGCGTGTGGGTATCGCCCGTGCTTTTGCCTTGTCTCCGAAACTGCTGCTGTTGGATGAACCATTCGGCATGCTTGACTCTCTGACACGTTGGGAGCTGCAGGAAGTTCTTATGGAAGTTTGGTCCCGCACCAAGGTGACTGCCATCTGTGTGACGCACGACGTGGACGAAGCCATCCTGCTCGCGGACCGCGTGGTCATGATGACCAATGGCCCACAAGCGACCATCGGGAAAATCACAGAAGTTGACCTGCCACGTCCAAGGACCCGAAAGGCGCTTCTGGAGCACCCTGACTATTACACTTACCGCCAAGAAGTCCTCGAATTCCTGGAGGAATATGAACACGGCGCAAAACCCAAACCAAAGGCTGAGGCAGCTGCCAAGCCCAAGGTGAAGCCAAAGATTGCGGCGGAGTGA
- a CDS encoding ANTAR domain-containing response regulator, translating to MDLPATDALTIVIVEHDKDRALSIVDSLRETGPHKIHVLAEESGLSRSVSQLKPDVVLIDVANPSRDSIEQLANASSPLERPVAFFVDRSDAQMTKAAIEAGVSAYVVDGLQMDRIKPVMDAAIARFQMFQRMRTELETTKRALEERKVIDRAKGLLMKVRGISEEEAYALLRKTAMDQGKRVADVAASLVTAADLLS from the coding sequence TTGGATCTGCCAGCGACTGATGCCCTCACCATCGTGATTGTCGAGCATGACAAGGACCGTGCGCTGTCCATTGTGGACAGCCTGCGCGAGACTGGCCCGCATAAAATTCATGTCCTTGCTGAGGAAAGCGGCCTGTCACGGTCTGTCTCACAGCTGAAACCCGATGTGGTGTTGATCGATGTCGCAAACCCTTCGCGGGATTCGATCGAGCAACTAGCAAACGCATCCTCTCCGCTGGAGCGGCCCGTCGCCTTCTTTGTAGATCGCAGTGATGCGCAGATGACTAAGGCCGCGATTGAGGCGGGCGTGTCGGCTTATGTGGTGGACGGTTTGCAGATGGACCGGATCAAACCGGTGATGGACGCAGCAATTGCGCGGTTCCAGATGTTCCAGCGGATGCGCACGGAATTGGAAACCACCAAACGCGCTTTGGAAGAGCGAAAAGTGATCGACCGTGCGAAAGGCTTGCTGATGAAGGTGCGTGGGATTTCCGAAGAAGAGGCCTATGCTCTCTTGCGAAAGACTGCGATGGATCAGGGTAAGCGCGTGGCAGATGTGGCTGCTTCCTTGGTGACAGCGGCGGATTTGCTGTCATGA
- the nirD gene encoding nitrite reductase small subunit NirD, whose protein sequence is MSWIDIGSIEDIPLRGARVVKTKVGCVAVFRTSENEVFATSDRCPHKNGPLSEGIVHGQSVTCPLHNWVFDLNTGVAQGADEGQIDTYPAKVEAGRILLDGTLLMNRAA, encoded by the coding sequence ATGAGCTGGATTGATATCGGTTCCATAGAGGACATTCCCCTGCGCGGTGCACGTGTTGTGAAAACCAAAGTTGGCTGCGTCGCTGTATTTCGGACTAGCGAGAATGAGGTTTTTGCGACCTCTGATCGCTGCCCGCATAAGAACGGCCCTTTGTCTGAGGGCATTGTGCATGGTCAGAGCGTGACCTGCCCTCTGCACAACTGGGTATTTGATTTGAATACAGGCGTTGCTCAGGGTGCGGATGAAGGTCAAATCGACACTTATCCAGCCAAAGTCGAGGCAGGGCGCATTCTTCTGGACGGCACGCTTTTGATGAACAGAGCTGCCTAA
- a CDS encoding CmpA/NrtA family ABC transporter substrate-binding protein produces MKRIASILAATVTMATPALAELELEKDELTFGFIKLTDMAPLAVAYEQGYFLEEGLFVTLEAQANWKVLLDGVIDGQLDGAHMLAGQPLAATIGYGTEAHIITPFSMDLNGNGITVSNEIWEAMKPNVPLMEDGRPQHPISASALKPVVDEYTAAGKPFNMGMVFPVSTHNYELRYWLAAGGIEPGYYSPENITGQIGAEALLSVTPPPQMPATMEAGTIYGYAVGEPWNQQAVFKGIGVPVITDYQMWKNNPEKVFGITNEFAEEYPNTTKAVVKALIRAAIWLDENDNANRDEAVEILSRPEYVGADAEVIANSMTGFFEFEKGDKRDIPDFNVFFRYNATYPYYSDAIWYLTQMRRWGQIAEAKSDEWYFEAAKSVYRPDIYLEAARLLVDAGLANEADFPWDSDGFKAPTPAEDIIDGIAYDGKAPNAYIDSLPIGLKGAQTVVGTEVQG; encoded by the coding sequence ATGAAACGCATAGCTTCCATTCTCGCAGCTACAGTCACAATGGCCACGCCAGCCCTTGCTGAATTGGAGCTCGAAAAAGACGAACTGACTTTCGGATTTATCAAGCTGACAGACATGGCGCCGTTGGCGGTGGCATACGAACAGGGTTACTTCCTGGAAGAAGGCCTGTTCGTGACGCTTGAAGCGCAAGCGAACTGGAAAGTTCTGCTGGACGGCGTGATTGACGGTCAGTTGGACGGCGCGCACATGCTGGCGGGTCAGCCGCTGGCGGCGACAATCGGTTACGGCACCGAGGCGCACATCATCACACCATTTTCAATGGACCTGAACGGCAACGGCATCACCGTTTCAAACGAAATCTGGGAAGCGATGAAGCCAAATGTTCCTCTGATGGAAGATGGCCGTCCTCAGCACCCAATCAGCGCATCTGCTCTGAAACCAGTGGTCGATGAATACACTGCGGCAGGCAAGCCATTTAACATGGGAATGGTTTTCCCAGTATCCACGCACAACTACGAACTGCGCTACTGGCTGGCAGCCGGTGGTATCGAGCCTGGCTACTATTCCCCAGAAAACATCACAGGTCAGATCGGTGCAGAAGCGCTTCTGTCCGTGACACCTCCTCCACAGATGCCAGCGACAATGGAAGCGGGCACCATCTATGGCTACGCGGTGGGTGAGCCTTGGAACCAGCAGGCTGTTTTCAAAGGCATCGGTGTTCCGGTGATCACTGACTACCAGATGTGGAAAAACAACCCTGAGAAGGTTTTCGGCATCACCAACGAATTCGCCGAAGAGTATCCAAACACCACCAAAGCGGTTGTGAAGGCTCTGATCCGTGCGGCGATCTGGCTGGATGAAAACGACAACGCCAACCGTGACGAAGCCGTGGAAATCCTGTCTCGCCCTGAATATGTGGGTGCGGACGCCGAGGTGATCGCGAACTCCATGACTGGCTTCTTCGAGTTCGAAAAAGGCGACAAGCGCGACATCCCGGACTTCAACGTGTTCTTCCGCTATAACGCAACCTACCCATACTACTCTGATGCGATCTGGTACCTGACACAGATGCGTCGCTGGGGTCAGATTGCTGAAGCGAAGTCTGACGAATGGTACTTCGAAGCCGCGAAATCTGTTTACCGCCCAGATATCTATCTGGAAGCAGCCCGCCTGCTGGTGGACGCTGGCCTGGCAAACGAAGCTGACTTCCCATGGGACAGCGATGGCTTCAAAGCGCCAACACCTGCTGAAGATATCATCGACGGTATCGCATACGACGGTAAGGCACCAAACGCTTACATCGACAGCCTGCCAATCGGCCTGAAAGGCGCGCAGACAGTCGTTGGCACCGAAGTTCAAGGCTAA
- a CDS encoding ABC transporter substrate-binding protein has translation MSGQQIKAGYMPLIDAAPLIVAHELGFAEEEGIALELEAAPSWSTLRDLLAFGQIQAAHMLSPVPVASSLGLLAGLPRLDALMVTSANGNVFGVSKEMSERLEADGFAYPFHDAEKAGLAIASLPRPLRIGVPFDLSMHSELITLWLSNFGMVKGEDFHIMAVPPPMMARAIERRELDAFCVGEPWGSITVERAMGALILPGAAIWSCAPEKVLAAREDWIAENPTAVSALMRAVWRACVWLAVPGNKTMAAELLSSETYLGLGSEIIDRALSGRFIVNSNGDLRRFDGFMLFAGDGICFPWQSQGRWIAERLVKRFNLSADVRPEDAQKVFRSDLYREYLMPIGAEMPLSSAKVEGALDAPTEVPTVSGSMILGRNCFFNGEIFDPGQ, from the coding sequence ATGAGCGGACAGCAGATCAAAGCAGGATACATGCCACTCATCGATGCGGCGCCATTGATTGTGGCCCATGAGTTGGGATTTGCCGAAGAGGAAGGGATCGCACTGGAGCTTGAAGCGGCCCCCAGTTGGTCGACATTGCGCGATCTATTGGCTTTTGGGCAAATCCAGGCAGCTCATATGCTATCTCCGGTTCCCGTTGCTTCATCATTAGGACTGCTGGCTGGACTGCCGCGGCTTGATGCGCTGATGGTGACTTCCGCAAACGGCAATGTGTTTGGCGTTTCCAAAGAAATGTCCGAGCGGCTTGAAGCCGATGGTTTTGCCTATCCCTTTCATGATGCGGAGAAGGCGGGCTTGGCCATTGCCTCTCTGCCAAGACCACTGCGCATCGGGGTGCCCTTTGACTTGTCGATGCATTCGGAGTTGATCACACTCTGGCTATCGAACTTTGGCATGGTGAAAGGGGAAGACTTCCACATCATGGCGGTGCCACCTCCGATGATGGCGCGGGCCATTGAACGACGTGAGTTAGATGCTTTCTGCGTTGGGGAGCCATGGGGGTCGATCACAGTTGAGCGCGCGATGGGCGCATTGATATTACCGGGCGCCGCGATCTGGTCCTGTGCACCTGAAAAAGTTTTGGCAGCCAGAGAAGACTGGATTGCCGAAAACCCAACTGCAGTTTCCGCTCTGATGCGAGCGGTGTGGCGCGCCTGCGTCTGGTTGGCAGTGCCGGGCAATAAGACAATGGCAGCAGAGTTGCTATCGTCTGAGACCTATTTGGGACTTGGGTCAGAGATCATTGATCGCGCCCTATCTGGGCGGTTCATTGTGAACAGCAATGGCGATCTGCGTCGATTTGATGGGTTCATGCTCTTTGCGGGTGATGGCATCTGTTTCCCATGGCAATCTCAGGGCCGCTGGATCGCCGAGCGTTTGGTGAAGCGGTTCAACCTTTCGGCAGATGTGCGGCCGGAGGATGCTCAGAAGGTTTTCCGAAGCGATCTATACCGAGAATATCTGATGCCAATTGGCGCAGAAATGCCTCTGAGCTCTGCCAAGGTAGAGGGTGCATTGGACGCGCCAACAGAGGTTCCGACGGTTTCGGGTAGCATGATTCTGGGGCGGAATTGCTTTTTTAATGGCGAAATTTTCGATCCAGGTCAGTAA
- the nirB gene encoding nitrite reductase large subunit NirB, with protein sequence MKKKLVVIGAGMASGRALEHLLEADKDAYDITLFNAEPRGNYNRIMLSPVLSGDKTYEEIVTHDANWYEENGVTCRFGEHVVKIDRERKIVVGQNGEVAYDKLLMATGSAPFIIPVPGKDLPGVIAYRDLDDTNTMIEATQKPGAKAVVIGGGLLGLEAAAGLKARGMDVTVLHLMGHLMERQLDEAAGYLLRRALEDKGIEVKCQASTAAILGEDKVEAVLLQDKTTIPADLVVMAVGIRPETRLANDAAIEVERGITVDDAMRTSDPDILAVGECVEHRQQLFGLVAPLYDQAKVVAATLLEEDAVFAPKEVSTKLKVTGCDLFSAGDFAEGEGREDIVFRDPSRGVYKRLVIENNVIVGAVMYGDTADGNWFFGLIKDKTDISDMRDTLIFGPAFQGGEPLDPLQAVAALPDDAEICGCNGVCKSQIVDAVKAGATDLGAVRAQTKASASCGTCTGLVEQLMAVTLGDDFQMPAAQSVCGCTDLTHEDVRRLIKSKELKSQAAVWQELGWNTPNGCHVCRPAVNYYLLADWPVEYQDDPQSRFVNERKHANIQKDGTYSVVPRMWGGMTTPDELRAIADAADKYNVPTVHVTGGQRIDLLGVKGEDLPAIWKDLNDAGMVSGHAYAKGLRTVKTCVGKDHCRFGTQDSTGLGIKLENKLWGSWSPHKVKLAVSGCPRNCAEATCKDIGVVCVDSGYQVGVAGAAGMDVKETERLMDCETEEETIEVATAFMQLYRENAKYLDRPYKWVAKVGLDWVKEQIVENVENRIALVERFELSQSIYQKDPWAELAAPDEAPKFGPLANLTLEAAE encoded by the coding sequence ATGAAAAAGAAACTTGTTGTTATTGGTGCGGGTATGGCCTCTGGCCGTGCGCTGGAGCACCTGTTGGAGGCAGACAAAGATGCCTACGACATCACTCTTTTCAACGCAGAACCGCGTGGAAACTACAACCGCATCATGCTGTCTCCGGTTTTGTCCGGCGATAAAACTTACGAAGAAATCGTAACGCATGATGCGAATTGGTACGAAGAAAACGGCGTAACCTGCCGGTTTGGGGAGCATGTCGTCAAGATCGACCGCGAGCGCAAAATTGTGGTTGGCCAGAACGGTGAAGTTGCCTACGACAAGCTGCTTATGGCAACTGGTTCTGCGCCTTTCATCATTCCGGTGCCCGGCAAAGACCTGCCCGGTGTGATTGCCTACCGCGATCTTGATGACACCAACACCATGATCGAAGCGACCCAGAAACCGGGCGCCAAAGCTGTGGTCATCGGTGGTGGTTTGCTGGGTTTGGAAGCCGCTGCCGGCCTGAAGGCCCGCGGAATGGACGTGACCGTTTTGCACCTGATGGGTCACTTGATGGAGCGCCAGCTTGATGAGGCGGCAGGCTACCTTCTGCGTCGCGCGCTGGAAGACAAAGGCATTGAAGTGAAATGCCAAGCGTCAACAGCAGCAATCTTGGGTGAAGACAAAGTCGAAGCAGTTCTGCTGCAGGATAAAACCACGATCCCTGCCGATCTGGTGGTTATGGCTGTGGGTATCCGCCCAGAAACGCGTCTGGCGAATGATGCGGCGATTGAGGTCGAACGCGGTATCACCGTGGATGACGCAATGCGCACCTCTGATCCAGATATCCTTGCGGTTGGTGAATGTGTCGAGCACCGTCAGCAGCTCTTTGGTCTCGTCGCACCGCTCTATGACCAAGCGAAAGTGGTTGCGGCAACGCTCTTGGAAGAAGACGCTGTTTTCGCTCCAAAAGAAGTCTCTACAAAGCTGAAAGTCACCGGTTGTGACCTCTTTAGCGCGGGAGACTTTGCCGAGGGTGAAGGCCGCGAAGACATCGTATTCCGCGACCCAAGCCGTGGTGTCTACAAACGCCTTGTGATTGAAAACAACGTGATCGTTGGCGCGGTCATGTATGGTGATACTGCTGACGGAAATTGGTTCTTTGGCCTGATCAAGGACAAGACCGATATTTCCGACATGCGGGATACGTTGATCTTTGGCCCAGCCTTCCAAGGAGGCGAACCGCTGGACCCCTTGCAGGCCGTTGCAGCCTTACCGGATGACGCAGAAATCTGTGGGTGCAACGGCGTATGTAAAAGTCAAATTGTCGACGCCGTCAAAGCTGGCGCTACTGATCTGGGTGCGGTCCGTGCCCAGACAAAAGCCTCTGCCTCTTGCGGTACATGTACGGGACTCGTCGAGCAGCTGATGGCGGTCACCCTTGGGGATGACTTCCAGATGCCAGCAGCCCAGTCTGTCTGTGGCTGTACCGATCTGACCCATGAAGATGTGCGTCGCTTGATCAAGTCCAAAGAGTTGAAATCTCAGGCCGCGGTCTGGCAGGAGCTTGGCTGGAACACGCCAAATGGTTGCCACGTCTGTCGCCCTGCGGTGAACTACTACCTTCTGGCAGATTGGCCTGTTGAATATCAGGACGATCCACAGTCTCGGTTCGTGAACGAGCGCAAACACGCGAACATCCAGAAGGACGGCACCTATTCTGTTGTACCTCGGATGTGGGGTGGCATGACCACACCGGACGAGTTGCGCGCGATTGCGGATGCGGCGGACAAATACAATGTTCCGACCGTGCACGTGACGGGTGGTCAGCGGATCGATCTTTTGGGCGTCAAAGGCGAAGACCTTCCGGCCATTTGGAAAGATCTGAACGACGCTGGCATGGTTTCTGGCCACGCTTATGCGAAGGGTCTGCGCACCGTGAAAACCTGCGTGGGCAAAGACCACTGCCGGTTTGGGACGCAGGACTCCACTGGCCTTGGCATTAAGCTCGAAAACAAGCTTTGGGGGTCTTGGTCTCCACATAAGGTGAAGCTGGCTGTTTCTGGCTGTCCGCGGAACTGTGCGGAAGCAACCTGTAAGGACATCGGTGTTGTCTGTGTGGACAGCGGCTATCAGGTCGGTGTCGCAGGTGCTGCTGGCATGGACGTAAAGGAAACCGAACGTCTGATGGATTGCGAGACCGAGGAAGAAACCATCGAGGTCGCAACTGCCTTCATGCAGCTGTATCGCGAGAATGCGAAATACCTCGATCGCCCATACAAATGGGTCGCCAAGGTTGGTCTGGATTGGGTGAAGGAACAGATCGTCGAAAACGTCGAAAATCGCATAGCGCTGGTTGAGCGTTTCGAGCTGTCTCAGTCGATCTATCAAAAAGACCCTTGGGCGGAGCTGGCAGCGCCTGATGAAGCGCCAAAGTTTGGTCCTCTTGCAAATCTGACATTGGAGGCTGCGGAATGA
- a CDS encoding ABC transporter permease: MTAIDPQQLDDQAAREARKAKIFTWINKADTWFTVLGLGWLTPIFRAIAGDNPKAQYKEIWKLAGVPVLAIVGFMFLWATLAPQVQTSLGAVPGPSQVWEQAVNLHEDAQAKAAKKAQFEEKVAQLNERLIAQGKEPKERAFTGAPSYYQQIWTSIKTVFFGFLIASVVAIPLGILAGLSPYANAAINPLVQIFKPVSPLAWLPIVTMIVSATYAVDGDGWFAKSFLNSAITVTLCSLWPTLINTSLGVSSIDKDLVSVSKVLKMSTWTKITKLVLPSALPLIFTGLRLSLGVGWMVLIAAEMLAQNPGLGKFVWDEFQNGSSQSLAKIMVAVFTIGIIGFLLDRLMYAIQAAFTFTNNR; the protein is encoded by the coding sequence ATGACTGCCATCGATCCACAACAGTTGGACGACCAGGCCGCCCGCGAGGCGCGGAAGGCCAAGATCTTCACATGGATCAATAAAGCCGACACATGGTTCACCGTATTGGGCCTCGGCTGGCTGACTCCAATCTTCCGTGCCATCGCGGGTGACAACCCAAAGGCACAGTATAAAGAAATCTGGAAGCTGGCTGGTGTGCCGGTTCTGGCGATTGTGGGCTTCATGTTCCTTTGGGCGACGCTGGCGCCACAGGTTCAAACCTCATTGGGCGCGGTTCCGGGACCATCTCAGGTTTGGGAGCAGGCTGTGAACCTGCATGAAGATGCGCAGGCGAAAGCCGCTAAGAAAGCGCAATTCGAAGAAAAAGTTGCACAACTGAACGAGCGACTGATCGCACAAGGTAAAGAGCCGAAAGAACGTGCCTTCACCGGTGCGCCAAGCTACTACCAGCAAATCTGGACCTCGATCAAAACCGTTTTCTTCGGCTTCTTGATTGCATCTGTTGTTGCGATCCCGCTTGGTATCCTTGCAGGTCTGTCGCCTTACGCAAACGCAGCTATCAACCCGCTGGTACAGATATTTAAGCCGGTTTCTCCGCTTGCATGGCTGCCGATCGTGACCATGATCGTTTCTGCGACCTACGCGGTGGACGGCGACGGCTGGTTTGCAAAATCCTTCCTGAACTCTGCCATCACCGTGACGCTCTGTTCCCTGTGGCCAACTCTGATCAACACCTCTCTGGGTGTGAGCAGTATCGATAAGGACCTCGTCTCTGTATCCAAAGTACTGAAAATGAGCACATGGACTAAGATCACCAAGCTGGTTCTGCCATCCGCGTTGCCCCTGATCTTCACCGGTCTGCGTCTGTCCCTTGGTGTGGGCTGGATGGTTCTGATTGCGGCTGAAATGCTGGCGCAGAACCCTGGTCTTGGCAAATTCGTATGGGATGAATTCCAAAACGGCTCTTCCCAGTCTTTGGCGAAAATCATGGTGGCTGTCTTCACCATCGGCATCATAGGCTTCCTGCTCGACCGCCTGATGTATGCGATCCAAGCTGCCTTCACCTTCACAAACAATCGGTAA